TTTCTCCGAACTCCTCAATGAGAGGGAAACTCCCCCTCACGGCCTGCTAAAGAACGGGTGCCTCCCCAGATGCTGGCATTACCGCAGGCCTGGCTGCTGAGTCGCAGATGCCTCCCCAGATGCTGGTGTTACCGCAGGCCTGGCTGCTAAGTAGCGGGCGCCTCCCCAGATGCTGGTGTTACCGCAGGCCTGGCTGCTGAGTCGCGGATGCCTCCCCAGATGCTGGTGTTACCGCAGGCCTGGCTGCTAAGTAGCGGGCGCCTCCCCAGATGCTGGTGTTACTGCAAAGCGTTTACTCTCACCTCCTGGTCCCTTCTCACAGTGTCCTTTCAGTTCCGAATTATATTTCACCCAATTATGTCTATACTATAAGACTAAAATATTCCTACACCAGAGCAAAGATTAATAGAGAATAATGGTGTAATAAGATTGATTATATAATTGATTATGTGGTTGAATCTAATATCTATTCAGTGTCATTTCTGTAACTAAGTAATCAGTAAATATATCGTTGCTATAACTAAGTAATCAGATATTTATTATGCTGGGACACATTGTGCCGTCAGTCTCTTGCCACGGCACCTGGGCAACTTTCTTCCCACAGTCCAGGGCCTTTAAGGCGGAGCAGAGAGACATGTGTGGCTGCAGCTCTGTGTCTGGGGGAGGTGGGCTCAGAGGTGGTTGAGGCTTTTCTTTAAGTGCAGTGGGGCCACAGGTGGGAGCTGGACATCCTTGGCCTTTAATAGGGTCACTCTGGCTGCTGGTTGAGCAAGGACTGAAGAGGGAGGTGagtgagaaggggaggaggacacCGACAGGTGACACAGATGGTGGGAGTGAGAGgcagctcagtgtggtggcagctAAAGGTTTGGGAACGGAGGGTGGCGCAGATGAGAAAAgtcgggctgggtgtggtgactcacatctgtaatatgAGGGCTTTTAGATGCataggtgggaggatggcttgagcgcTGGAGTtccatgctgcagtgagctgtgatcgcacgattgcactccaccctgggtgacagagcaagaccctgtctcttaaaaagtacaaaaaacccAGATAGATAGGGGTCAGGATAACTGACAATATTTAAAGAGTGGAGCTGCTGAAACCAGGATGGGAAGCTGAGGGGCTTGGGAGGGCAGGGTGGGAGTTCTTTTCATTCCATTTGGACACACTGGGTCTGGGGTGGGAGTGGCAGGTTAACCCCAGACATGTGAGTCAAGTTGAGGGACAAAATCTGGGCCACCTTTGGGGTAAGCCTCAGGGGCCAGGGGTAAGAGGATCTTTGAGGTTCTAAGGCCTCCCTTGGTGCCAGGAGGTCTTAAATTGATCTGGGCCTCGGAATGGAACCCATGGGCAGGGGGCAGGGCGGCTGCAGGTGCCCCTTCCTACTTCTGAGAAGTGTGTGTCCGGCCACCCTAGGGTGTTATTACCGCTGTCACAGCAAGTGCTTGAACCTCATCTCCAAGCCCTGTGTGAGCTCCAAAGTCAGCCACCAAGCCGAATACGAACTGAACATCTGCCCTGAGACCGGGCTGGACAGCCAGGATTACCGCTGTGCCGAGTGCCGGGTGCCCATCTCTCTGCGTGAGTGTGGCAGGGAGAGAAGAGGGTGAGGGAGCTGTTCCTGGCCGGGGAGCtgggtgtgcaggtgtgtgaggGCATGTCAGTCAGACAGCGGAGTGAGGCCCTGAGGCAATCCCTGCTTGTTGTCCTTGGAAAGTGACCCACGGGTCTGCTGCtggtattttttctcacagaagcAGACTGAGGTTCCAGCGGTTCTGTGACTCCCCCAGGTCCCCGAGGAGCACCTGCAGGGCTGGGACCTGACCTTTGCCTCCCTGGTCAGCCTTTTGTCACAGAAAGCCTCATCCACAGGACTGGGAAGATCACACGGTTGTCATGCACATGTGTGCAGCCGCTCTTCTCTCTGGAGAGTTGCTGGTGTCAAGTCCCCACACAGCCCTACAGTGGGGCCCTGTCTGTATCGCCTTTTACTGATCAGAAAACAGGGCAGGAGACGCTGGGACCACCTGAGGATAGGATGAGTCAGGAGGGAGCCCTTGGCCTGGCTGGCTGTCTCGCCGTGGTCCTCGGGAGGACAGACTGTGAGGCTGGGAAGCCATGGGGGGCTTTGGTGACGCGGGGACCCTCACAGCCCCTCTGACTTGGTGATGGCCCTGCCCCCTGCAGGAGGTGTGCCCAGCGAGGCCAGGCAGTGTGACTACACTGGCCAGTACTACTGCCACCACTGCCACTGGAACGACCTGGCCGTCATCCCCGCACGCGTGGTGCACAACTGGGACTTCGAGCCTCGAAAGGTGGGGGCTGGAAGGTGGGGGCATCCCCCTGGAGAGGGAGAGCAGGAAGGGGGATTGGGGTGTGGAGCCCGTGTGCCCCCGGTGGGTGCTGCTGGCTGCGGGGGCCGAGGGTGGGTGTCGCCGGTGTATGGGCCCTGGGCGGGTGTTCGAGGTGTCACCAGCCTTGCCTGCAGGTATCCCGCTGCAGCATGCGCTACCTGGCGCTGATGGTGTCTCGGCCTGTGCTCAGGCTTCGTGAGATCAACCCTCTGCTGTTCAACTACGTGGAGGAGCTGGTGGAGATTCGAGTGAGGCTGGGGCCCTGGAAGTGGGGGGCAGGGGCGTTGTGTCGATGGGCCCTAGGGCCGGGCCAGCACAGCACCCTCTTCTCCTCTGGGCCATGGGAGGTTCTGAGCAGAGGAGGGAGGCCGCCTGCTTAGGGCGATCTGGGCGCCGTGGCTACCCTTTGGTTGAAGGTGCTGGAGCTGTGTGCAATAGTAGTCTTATGCCAAGCATGAATGCAGTATCGAATTTTCTAATAGctatgttaaaaagtaaaaagggctgggctcagtggctcacgcctgtaatcccagtactttgggaggcggaggtgggtggatcacctgaggtcaggagttcgagaccagcctgaacgacatggtgaaaccccgtctctactaaaaatacaaaattagctgggcatggtggcacgtgcctgtgatcccagatactcaggaggctgaggcaggagaattgcttgaacccaggaggcagaggttgcagtgagccgagatcgcaccactgcactccagcctgggcaacaggagcgaaactcttgtctcaaaaaaaaaaagtaaaaagaaacaagtgaggttaattttaaaaatgtattttatttagccCAATATATCCAGAATATTATTTCAACGTGAACTCAGTGTACGTTTTgagatattttatgttctttttcttttttgcgcCGTGTCTTTGTCGCCAGTGTGTATTCTCTGCTTAAGGCCATCTCACTGCTCAGCAGCCACTTTCCAGGGCTCTGTGGCTGTGTGAGGCTGGTGGCCCCTCTCTTAGCTAGCGGTGAGGGAGGAGTTAGGGCGGGAGCCAAGGGCAGACGGGAGCTGCGGTCCCAGCAGGCAGGACGTGACCGAGTCTCCTGTGAGGTGGTGAAAGGCATTGGTTCCCGTTTTACCAGGGAGGAGACCGTGGCAGCAGATAGAGTTGCCAAGACCAGGGCTGGGGCGGGAACTGGGATTTCTCTGGAAGTTTGGCTTCCTGAGGCTGCCGGCTCCTGGACAGTTGTGTGCCTGAGGGGCCGGGTGAGGGGGAGGGAAGGGTAAGAGCCTCACGGTCCTGCCCGGCCCGGGAGCTGTGGTTTGGGCTTGTGTTTCGCTGTAGCCCTCAGCTCTGGGCCCCTCCTCGGGAGCCGACCCTCCGACCCTGCATAGCCTCCGGCATGGGGCAGCTGCCTGTGAGCAGGGCTCCCCGTGAGGCCTGTGCCGGGCCAGCCCTGCGTCCTGGCTGAGGAAGCCGCCCACCCCGCCTTGTCTGCAGAAGCTGCGCCAGGACATCTTGCTCATGAAGCCGTACTTCCTCACCTGCAGGGAGGCCATGGAGGCTCGTCTGCTGCTGCAGGTCAGACTGACGGCGGGACTGGCCCGGAGGGGAAGCACTGCCGGGCGGCAAGGCAGCTCAGGCTCAGGGCTTTTCCAGCTTGTGCATGTCGGAGCTTTAGCAGAGGGTCTCCTAAGCACTGTCCCAGGGAGCAAAGCAAACATGTATTCTACCCACAGAGGGCTTCTCCAAGGCGTTCAGTCTGGGAAGCCCTGCAGCCTTCATGTGAATCTCCATGGGGGTGGAGCCCCACCCTCCTCAGGCAGGTTCACCACAAAGCACAGTTTTCAAGGTGCATCTGATCATTTCTTCAGCAGATACAGCTGGTCTAGATTCTGGgaacagtgaacaaaatagacaggaGTCCTTGCCTTTAGAGTGCCTTTCAAGTAGGGAACACAGGAAAAATAAGTTATATGTTGGGGTGGTGAGCCCTGTGGACAAGGCAGAGCAGGAAGGGTGGGGAATGAGGGGGCGCAGTGTGCCTGGAGGGCTGCATCGGGAGTGGAGGGTGGCCGGGGGGTGCTACACAGGTGGGGGAGTACAGTATGCCTGGAGGTGCTGCATCGGGAGTGGAGGGTGGGGTCTACATGGGTGGGGCACTGCACTGTGCCTGGAGGGTCGGGGAGTGCACTGTGCCTGGAGGTGCTGCATCGGGAGTGGAGGGCGGAGTCTACACAGGTCAGGAAGTGTGGCTCTGCTCCATCTTCCCTTGTTGGCTTCCTGGGGCTCCTGGTTTATACTCCTAGGGCCTAGATCCTTCTTCAGCTCGTTTCTCGGTGAGCACCAGGCCCTGATCACTGGTGCGACCACGTGTGGGCAGTGGGCAGGGCCTTCCCCGGTGCAGGGGGTCACAGCTGCTGGGACTTGGCAGCTCCAGGATCGGCAGCATTTTGTGGAGAACGACGAGATGTACTCTGTCCAGGACCTCCTGGATGTGCATGCTGGCCGCCTGGGCTGCTCGCTCACCGAGATCCACACACTCTTCGCCAAGCACATCAAGCTGGACTGCGAGGTGGGCCTCTGCCTGAGGGCTAtgttcccccagccccagccctgaggGGGGTTTGCAGGAGACACCACCCAGCCTGGTGTGTCCCTGGCCTGGAGTGCTCAGAGGAGCTGGCACTGATGTTCCCGTGCCCCAACACCACACTGTTCCCCCAGCGGTGCCAGGCCAAGGGCTTTGTGTGTGAGCTCTGCAGAGAGGGCGACGTGCTGTTCCCGTTCGACAGCCACACGTCCGTGTGCACCGACTGCTCCGCCGTCTTCCACAGGTGGGTGTGGCTGGGGCCCTGCACAGGGGCTCTGCCCTGACCTCCAGGAGCCACCCCTGGCCTCAGGTACGGAGGATGCCATGGGAGATGGCACTGGTGCCCTAGAGAGAGGGAGATGGACCTTTGCTGACCCTGAGATACTGAGTCAGACCCTGATGTCTGTGACTGAATGAGAAGTTCCCTCAGGACAGCACCTGGGGCCTGGGGGGCCCCTCCCGGACCAGCCCTGGCAGCCCCGGCTCCGCCCCAGACGTGTTCCTCTCACCACTAGGATTGAAATCACTCTTTGAGGGTTATTATAGGCTAGAGATTCCCAAACTTTGTGGTTTAATGTCTTGGTAACTTTTTCAAAGTGTTCCTAGGCCAAAGGAAATTCCTAACACTTTCACTTATTAAAAGTACTTAGCTCTCTTTTTTCCTAGCCACTGGAGCTGCAGGGAAAATTACGTATGTTCGAACAACTTTATAAGTATTTATGTCCTAAAGATTTAGTGGATGTTTGGAAAACGAATACACACAAATTAGAAGAAAACTATTTTGATTTCATGCTTCAGTAAGCATGACGACTCACTGATGATGGGCATGCAGGTTTTGGGCTCCGCATGTCTTCCAGACGTGGAATCAGATGGAACACTCCCCTCCCTCCCCGTTTCTGTCCCCTGATTTTTACCTGGAAtttgctgttttccatagtaacTGCTGAAATCCCGGCTCTGCAGGGCTGTGCTGTCACACAGAGGGGACTGTGGCAGAAACTCGGGTTGAGACTGAACTCTGTCAGCTGGTAGTGTGCTCGAGACCTCACAGATGCCGGGCACCCTGGGATAGGAACAGGGGGGATCGTGAGGAAGGGCTCTGAGGCCGGCATGGCCACCTGGCTCAGCCCCTCAGCTGTGTCTGGACCTGTGTGGTCGCAGACAGTGGTAATGTGAGGATCCCTGGAGATCCACCTCTGCACACGACCACACAGTCACTCACCTGGTGTAGAGCCTGATTCTGGCCTTTGGTAATGGCTGTAGAGGGATGATGAGAGCTGACTTAGGGTGTGTGTGGGGAGTCAGTGCTGGCGTTTCCTGTGCCAAGAGCCCCAACCTGTTCCTGCCCCCAGGGACTGCTACTATGACAACTCCACCACATGCCCCAAGTGTGCCCGGCTCAGCCTGAGGAAGCAGTCGCTCTTCCAGGAGCCAGGTGCTGACGTGGAGGCCTAGGGCTAAGGAGGAGTGCCAGGCACCCGCCTGGCCCACCGGGACCTACCCCACCAACGTCAAGTTGTTCGTTCTACTCTGGAGACCCCTGGGGTGCGACCCCAGGACCCATTCGCCCCAGCGGGGCCAGAGTGGGTGGGCATTGTCAAGGACTGTGGTCTCCCATGTGCATTCGGGGACTCGGGGTGGCCACACCTGGCTGCACTCCTGGGAGGGGTCCTTACGTGGCCCCCACCCTTCCCCAGTGCAGGACTCCCTGGGCAGGGAGTTGGGGGTACATCTCACCTCCCTCATGGCACAGAGCCCTCCACACCCCTAGACCAGGACATCTGGGCCCTAGAGATTTCACAGCTCCCCTTCTGGCCTTCCTGGAAACTCGTCAGGCCAAGACCCCAAGAGGGCTTCTAAGGAGACGTGAGGACGTGGCTCCACCACCCAGCCCAGGGCCGTTTCCCACGAAGCGGGTTTCCGCTTTGCCTGGAGGCTCCATCCTTTCCAGCCACGCGCCTTCTTGGGGGCTTCTGGTTGTCCCCAGCTAGGGCTGTTCATAGCTGTCACCTGTAGACCCGCCTCTACCCGGGGCCTGAGGGTCTAAGGCCCCACTGCGTGGTCAGCCCAGTGGGTCACCTGTTGTTTCTGTAGAACAGCAGGGAAGCGGGCCGTGGAGCTTTTCCCTGCTGggtgctcctgccttggcccagCCCACCTTTGCTGGTGCTCTAAGCTAGCAGGCCGTGGGGCCTCCTGAGGAGGATGTCCTGGCCTCCAGGTGTGGAGCAGGGACTGTGTCTGCAGGAAGTTCCAGGTTAGACAATGGGATCCTGTAGTGCTTCCTCGTGGCATTTCTTGGAACCAAATCTGCCTGGAGGAGCTGTGTCCTGCTGCCTGTGGAGAGCTCTGGGTGGCTTGGAAACCACCTGCCAGTGGCCTTTTCTTGGgggcctgaggtcaagagctgaGAATATTTGCTCGTCTCAGCCCATTCAGGAAGATCAGGGGAGAGGGGTGTGGGAGGCCCCTTATGCCGCAGGACAGAGGCCCCTGGGCAGCTGAGCGCCTGCAGCCCTGGGTGTGGGGTGGGAGGCCCCTTATGCCACAGGACAGAGGCCCCTGGACAGCTGAGCGCCTGCAGCCCTGGGTGTGGGGTGGGAGGCCCCTTATGCCACAGGACAGAGGCCCCTGCACAGCAGAGCGCCTGCAGCCCTGGGTGTGGTGGGGAGGCCCCTTATGCCACAGGACAGAGGCCCCTGCACAGCAGAGCGCCTGCAGCCCTGGGTGTGGGGTGGGAGGCCCCTTATGCCACAGGACAGAGGCCCCTGCACAGCAGAGCGCCTGCAGCCCTGGGTGTGGTGGGGAGGCCCCTTATGCCACAGGACAGAGGCCCCTGCACAGCAGAGCGCCTGCAGCCCTGGGTGTGGTGGGGAGGCCCCTTATGCCACAGGACAGAGGCCCCTGCACAGCAGAGCGCCTGCAGCCCTGGGTGTGGGGTGGGAGGCCCCTTATGCCGCAGGACAGAGGCCCCTGGACAGCAGAGCGCCTGCAGCCCTGGGTGTGGGGGGGAGGCCCCTTATGCCGCAGGACAGAGGCCCCTGGACAGCAGAGCGCCTGCAGCCCTGGGTGTGGGGGGGAGGCCCCTTATGCCGCAGGACAGAGGCCCCTGGACAGCAGAGCGCCTGCAGCCCTGGGTGTGGGGACACATGGCTTTGCTGTGTGCACTTAACAGACCCTGTGGTCCATGAGGGGCCTCGGGAGAGGACATTTTGGAACATGGCTTCCCAGCCTTCTGCCCTGGGAAGTGGGGGTGCTCCTGTCTGTCCTTTTTGGGGAGTGGTGGGTGAGGGGTGACATGGGTCCCACACCCTGGACTGTGCTTGGCTGCTGGTGCACATGGTGGGCAGAGGGCAGAGAATATCACTGCTTGGTAGTTGTTCCCTTTGACCAGGAAGCCCAAGAGAAGACACCTTAGCCGTCAGAAAGGCCACACAGCTCAAGGGCTCATTCAGTGAGCCTCCTCTGTCCCCTCCGTCATCAGGAAGGGGTGGTGTCCTCTCCCCACTGTGGTGGCTTCAGGCAAGGTTCTTACTGTCTGctctgcctcggtttccccatctggaaaatgggggcAGGGGTACTGACCTACCTCAGGAGGAATGGTGAGCAGGGAACATGCTGGAGTCCCTTATAGAGTGTGCTGTGAGGTTGGGTTCCTGTCtggcttccccttcctccttggGGCTGAGGAGGGAGTGAAAGGCCAAATGCTGTTTCCCGACACCCCTCAGTCTGCACACGCCTCGTGCATCACGTTTCTGTCATATGGTGTCAGCCATTCTGAAGTACGTGTACTCAGCATCACATTATTCGAGTAACACATCACTGTGTCCATAGAAAACTGTGCTGGCGTTTGCTGGACAAAACTCCCACCCAGCATCTCCCCCACCTGCGCGTTCTGGGTGACACAGTCTCTAAACAGAATCACGTGTGGGTTTCTCTGAGTCCACAGCACAGCAGGAAGAGCCCAGCAAGGACCCAGTCTGCACCTCCAGCACCTCGCGGAAGGCCACAGCGTGGGACCCAGCTGGCCTGTAACTGCTGCTGTCACTGTCTCATTAAATATGTGTCCTTTAGTCTGGTGTGTGTGGTGAATCGGGGACAGAGGAGAGAAACTGGTTTGCTGACATACAAGTCAATTGCAGGCTTAGGAAAAACAGCCTTTTCCATCCAGTGTCGTTGAATGTAATCTGGTGGGGTGAAGTAACATGTCCTAATTGGTTGGAGAGTACTTGTGGTGGTGTCACAGATGTGCTGATTGGTTGGAGAGTACCTGTGGTGGTGTCACAGATGTGCTGATTGGTTGGAGAGTACCTGTGGTGGTGTCACAGATGTGCTGATTGGTTGGAGAGTACCTGTGGTGGTGTCACAGatgtgctgattggttggggagtACCTGTGGTGGTGTCACAGATGTGCTGATTGGTTGGAGAGTACCTGTGGTGGTGTCACAGATGTGCTGATTGATTGGAGAGTACCTGTGGTGATGTCACAGAGGTGCTGATTGGTTGGAGAGTACCTGTGGTGGTGTCACAGATGTGCTGATTGATTGGAGAGTACCTGTGGTGGTGTCACAGAGGTGCTGATTGGTTGGAGAGTACCTGTGGTGGTGTCACAGATGTGCTGATTGGAGAGTACCTGTGGTGGTGTCACAGATGTGCTGATTGGTTGGAGAGTACCTGTGGTGGTGTCACAGAGGTGCTGATTGGTTGGAGAGTACCTGTGGTGGTGTCACAGATGTGCTGATTGGTTGGAGAGTACCTGTGGTGGTGTCACAGATGTGCTGATTGGAGAGTACCTGTGGTGGTGTCACAGATGTGCTGATTGGTTGGAGAGTACCTGTGGTGGTGTCACAGATGTGCTGATTGGTTGGAGAGTACCTGTGGTGGTGTCACAGATGTGCTGATTGGAGAGTACCTGTGGTGGTGTCACAGATGTGCTGATTGGTTGGAGAGTACCTGTGGTGGTGTCACAGATGTGCTGATTGGTTGGAGAGTACCTGTGGTGGTGTCACAGATGTGCTGATTGGAGAGTACCTGTGGTGGTGTCACAGATGTGCTGATTGGTTGGAGAGTACCTGTGGTGGTGTCACAGATGTGCTGATTGGTTGGAGAGTACCTGTGGTGGTGTCACAGATGTGCTGATTGGAGAGTACCTGTGGTGGTGTCACAGatgtgctgattggttggggagtACCTGTGGTGGTGTCACAGatgtgctgattggttggggagtACCTGTGGTGGTGTCACAGatgtgctgattggttggggagtACCTGTGATGGTGTCACACAGATATGCCtaacgcctcccaggttcaagctattctgctcagcctccctagtagctggtactacaggtgcgcgcccagctaattttttgtattttcagtagagacagggtttcaccgtgttggctaggctggtctcaaactcctggcctcaggtgtcatctgcctgccttgacctcccaaagtaatgggattacaggtgtgagctactgcacctggccaggcacTGATTTTTCATTGATGTCCGATGTCCTTCCAGAAGGGCTGTACcgatttgcattcccaccagcagtgtatggcAGTGCCTGCTCCCCTGTAGCCTCCACAGTAGGAGGCGGCAGGACGGCCAGGAGCAGCGTGAGAGCCCTGGGCACGGCCCGCCGGGTGAGCAGCCGTGTGTTCTGTTAACCGAGTTCTGCAGGGAGACGTGGAGGAACCGCAGCCTCCTTGCACCTGACACCGGTGTGATTTTGGCATTTCGGAGGCAGGAATGCCTAGGAAAGGCCCCTAGGCGCAGCTGTCACCCTGCCGTCCCTAGTGCCAAAAGGGAACGGAAAGCGATTACCCCTGACATCAAACTGGAGGTGTGAGGACGATTCCAAGCGGATGAGAAGCTCAGGCCTTGCTGTCTCTGCGGTGGGGACCATCCGAGATAGTACAGGAAAAACCAAACCGAGTTCGCAAATAGCGGCTCCCCCGAGAGCCTCTCGGTTGACTCGCCACTGAAGTGCTGTACGGAGAGTATGGAGCGGCTGCTGAGCCTGTGGCTGCAAGACCAGAGACAGCGAAATGCGCCCTTGGGCGCTGCCTTCGCTCCGGGgaagcctcggcctcccagagtgctggggattacaggctgcgGAGTCTCGGCCAGATGTCGTGGAGATCACCGTGAACCGGTCGCCAGGGGCAGGCGCAGCCCCCCTGCCCAGGGCCCAGCCGCTTCCCGGCGCACTTCGAGGCCGCCGCGCGGGTCTCCCTGTGTCGCTCGAAGTCCAGTGATGGGTCCGCGCGGCCGCAGGCACACACAGGAGGCGTGGGCTCCGCGGCGCCAGAGGACAAACGAACCCTGGCGAGGGGGACAGTGCAGCACAAACGTTCGGGgcggttttctttctttttctttttgacagataaagttttttttattcttcttcctcctcctcctcttcctcctcgtcTGCGGCAGAAACGTCCGGGgcggttttctttctttctttttgacagataaagttttttttattcttcttcctcctcctcttcctcctcgtcttcttcatcttcctcttccacttTTTTCCGGGCAACTTTAGCGGGACCCTTTGCACCATCAAACCTTCCTTCCGACTTCCTTCTCATCCTTCCTCATCTTTGAGGCCGCCTTCCGCTGTCATTTAGGTGATTCCACATCTCACCCGGCCTTTTTGCCACGTCTCCAATAGACATGATTCCACATCTCTCCCGGCTTTTTTGCCACGTCTCCAACAGACATGCCAGGCTTTGCAGATTTGCTCTTGGGGCGGAATTCTGAGCAGAACAGGAGGGAGCCAGACGGTGGCCTTCTGGGGGCATTAGGATCCTTCTTCTTCTCGCCCACCTTAGCTGGTCCATAACCCTTCACTTCCCGATCACAGCGCCCTGCATCCGCCTTCGCCATTCCATCACGTTTCGATCTCCCTTTCCACCTCTCAGAGCATTTCCTGGAAAATTCTGCAAAACTGACAGGGACCTCTGGGTTTTTCTCATGTTGTTCTCTGCACGTCTGCACAAAGGAGGCATAAGCAGACGTCCTGCCCTTTGGTTTCTTGGGGTCACCTTTAGCCACGCTGACCGCACTGTTCGCTCGTCTCCCGGGGCGCTTTCCTAGCGCAGCGGGGGCTTGGCCGCGCGGCTGTGGTTTCGGGAGCTGCCTTCCATGGGGGATCCCAGAAACAAGTGTTCACGGAGATGCCCAATTTAAGGTAAGTCTAAAGGCGCTGGGTAACCCCGTGGCGCCCAGCCCGAGTCGGGCGCAGAGCTCCTGCGCTCAGCCGTCGCGATCAGACCCTCAAACGGTCAGGCGACGGCGTGGACACCCAAGAGGGGGCCCCAGTCGGCGCCGCGGCCCTGTCGCGCATGCGCGAGGCCTCCCAGCGGGCCCGGGGCCGTAGGCCCGATCTCCCACTGCGCATGCGTGTGCTCGGGACGCGCGAGGCCTGGGACTGGTGATGTTGTGCCGGCTGCTGGCGGCGGCCGGGCCACTATCCTTGCTGTGGCAATGCGGTGGCCTAGGTCGCGGCAGGACGGCCAGGACCAGCGTGAGAGCCCTGGGCACGGCCCGCCAGGTGAGCAGGCAGGCGCTGTCCTCGGGTTCCCGGCGGCTGGGCTGCGCTGGACGCCCCGTGACGCCATCGGCCTGCGCCGGCCGCGTGGGAGCCTGGGAGCGCTGACTTGGTCCCCACAGTGAGGCCAGCTGCCCCTgggcccagcttcccgccgcccacaTCCTGCTGGGCGCCCCATCACTCTCCAAGCTCCTGCTCTTCTC
The Callithrix jacchus isolate 240 chromosome 20, calJac240_pri, whole genome shotgun sequence genome window above contains:
- the DEF8 gene encoding differentially expressed in FDCP 8 homolog isoform X2 yields the protein MEYDEKLARFRQAHLNPFNKQSGPRQHEQRPGEEAPDATPEEALPELPPAEPEFRCTERVMDLGLSEDHFSRPVGLFLASDVQQLQQAIEECKQVILELPEQSEKQKDAVVRLIHLRLKLQELKDPNEDEPNIRVLLEHRFYKEKSKSVKQTCDKCNTIIWGLIQTWYTCTGCYYRCHSKCLNLISKPCVSSKVSHQAEYELNICPETGLDSQDYRCAECRVPISLRGVPSEARQCDYTGQYYCHHCHWNDLAVIPARVVHNWDFEPRKVSRCSMRYLALMVSRPVLRLREINPLLFNYVEELVEIRKLRQDILLMKPYFLTCREAMEARLLLQDLLDVHAGRLGCSLTEIHTLFAKHIKLDCERCQAKGFVCELCREGDVLFPFDSHTSVCTDCSAVFHRDCYYDNSTTCPKCARLSLRKQSLFQEPGADVEA
- the DEF8 gene encoding differentially expressed in FDCP 8 homolog isoform X1, with the protein product MEYDEKLARFRQAHLNPFNKQSGPRQHEQRPGEEAPDATPEEALPELPPAEPEFRCTERVMDLGLSEDHFSRPVGLFLASDVQQLQQAIEECKQVILELPEQSEKQKDAVVRLIHLRLKLQELKDPNEDEPNIRVLLEHRFYKEKSKSVKQTCDKCNTIIWGLIQTWYTCTGCYYRCHSKCLNLISKPCVSSKVSHQAEYELNICPETGLDSQDYRCAECRVPISLRGVPSEARQCDYTGQYYCHHCHWNDLAVIPARVVHNWDFEPRKVSRCSMRYLALMVSRPVLRLREINPLLFNYVEELVEIRKLRQDILLMKPYFLTCREAMEARLLLQLQDRQHFVENDEMYSVQDLLDVHAGRLGCSLTEIHTLFAKHIKLDCERCQAKGFVCELCREGDVLFPFDSHTSVCTDCSAVFHRDCYYDNSTTCPKCARLSLRKQSLFQEPGADVEA